From a single Armatimonadota bacterium genomic region:
- a CDS encoding PIN domain-containing protein → MKRAYVDANVILRFITNDPPDMAERAARLFGLAEDGHIELVVDEMVIAEVVWVLQSYYGFTADEIAPTLRSFLVSDSIISDRKTELMQALVLFEEKKVDFVDALAAVRMVACGVTDIYSFDRHFDRLQGVRRLSPGGD, encoded by the coding sequence ATGAAGCGGGCATACGTTGACGCAAACGTGATCCTGCGCTTCATCACGAACGATCCGCCCGACATGGCGGAGAGAGCTGCCCGACTCTTCGGGCTGGCGGAAGACGGCCACATCGAGCTTGTCGTTGATGAAATGGTCATCGCCGAGGTCGTATGGGTGCTGCAGTCCTACTACGGGTTCACAGCCGATGAGATCGCGCCGACGCTTCGGAGCTTCCTGGTCAGCGATTCAATCATCAGCGACCGCAAGACGGAGTTGATGCAGGCTCTTGTGCTGTTTGAGGAGAAGAAGGTGGACTTCGTTGATGCTCTCGCCGCCGTGCGCATGGTCGCCTGCGGAGTGACGGACATCTACTCTTTCGACAGGCATTTTGACCGCCTCCAGGGCGTGCGGCGATTGTCACCAGGCGGTGACTAA
- a CDS encoding AbrB/MazE/SpoVT family DNA-binding domain-containing protein has protein sequence MSVAKVTRKGQITIPKDIRDSLGISDEDHVVIVVDGNTAILRAVPRSRLSELKGRLPASRPYPGHDAIREETGRGIGERHSR, from the coding sequence ATGAGCGTTGCCAAGGTTACTCGAAAGGGCCAGATCACTATACCCAAAGACATCCGGGATTCCCTGGGCATATCGGATGAAGACCACGTCGTCATAGTAGTTGACGGCAACACGGCGATCCTGCGCGCCGTCCCCAGAAGCAGGCTCTCCGAGCTGAAGGGCCGGCTGCCTGCGAGTCGTCCGTACCCGGGGCATGACGCGATCCGAGAGGAAACCGGCCGCGGTATCGGGGAGCGGCACAGCCGATGA
- a CDS encoding YebC/PmpR family DNA-binding transcriptional regulator, translating into MSGHSKWHNIRLRKGKQDAERGKMFTKLARDIIVAAREGGGNPDANNQLKLAVQKARENSMPADNIKRAIQRGAGGVDGANYEEIIYEGYGPGGVAVLVNCLTDNRNRTVSELRTTFSKNNGSLGESGCVAWMFDPKGVVTIQKDTVDEDTLMLAALDAGAEDILTEGDVYEVYSSVEGLASLRQALTDAGIEFVSAEATMLPKSTVKLDAKTAMQVLRMMDQLEDLDDVQQVHANFDIDEEILEAAAAE; encoded by the coding sequence ATGTCCGGTCATTCCAAGTGGCACAACATAAGACTTCGAAAGGGCAAGCAGGATGCCGAACGCGGCAAGATGTTCACCAAGCTGGCCCGCGACATCATCGTCGCCGCGCGCGAAGGCGGAGGAAACCCGGACGCCAACAACCAGCTCAAACTCGCCGTCCAGAAAGCCCGCGAGAACAGCATGCCCGCCGACAACATCAAGCGCGCGATCCAGCGCGGCGCCGGAGGGGTCGACGGAGCAAACTACGAGGAGATCATCTACGAGGGGTACGGGCCGGGCGGCGTGGCGGTCTTGGTGAACTGCCTGACCGACAACCGCAACCGGACGGTCTCGGAACTGAGAACGACCTTCTCGAAGAACAACGGGAGCCTCGGCGAGTCGGGCTGCGTCGCATGGATGTTCGATCCCAAGGGGGTCGTCACGATTCAGAAGGATACCGTTGACGAGGACACCCTGATGCTGGCTGCTCTCGACGCCGGGGCCGAGGACATCCTCACCGAAGGCGACGTGTACGAGGTCTACTCCTCGGTCGAGGGGCTGGCAAGCCTCCGCCAGGCTCTCACCGATGCCGGGATCGAGTTCGTCAGCGCGGAAGCCACTATGCTGCCCAAGAGCACCGTGAAGCTCGATGCGAAGACGGCGATGCAGGTTCTGCGGATGATGGACCAGCTCGAAGACCTCGACGACGTACAGCAGGTGCATGCGAACTTCGACATTGACGAGGAAATCCTCGAGGCCGCCGCCGCAGAGTAG